The region CCGCGGAAATTCAGCGGCCGGTAAGAATCGCCATAGGAACTCTGGGCGATCAGGGTCCACAGATCACGGTCGGACAACACCCTTTGACGCTGGTTGTTCATAGCTGCGAATTTTACTATTTATAAAACAAAGTTATCATTTTTATTGATATAAATAAAAAATAGGACCATAAGAATAAAGAATTTTCCGGATTGGCGAAAGGGATTTACACCGATAAAAAAAATCAATTTGTCGTTTTATGCTTTTAACTTTGCAGAAAGCGGCTCTTTATGCGACACTACAATATCCCGTTTTTCATCCCAGAGCTGGGCTGCCCGCATCAGTGCATTTTCTGCGACCAGCACAGGATATCGGGCACCGTAAAAGTTCCCCGTCCCGGAGAGCTAAGCGCCCAGGTCGGGGCTTATCTGGCCACCTTCGCTGATGGGGAGAAGGAGGTGGAGGTTGCCTTTTTTGGGGGGAACTTCACCGGGCTACCCCTGGCAGAACAGGAAGCCTACCTTGCCGCGGCAGCGCCCTGGATTAGAAATGGGAAAGTACAGGGCATCCGCCTTTCCACCCGTCCCGATTACATCACGGAGGAGAACCTGCAACTTTTGCGCCGCTATGGGGTGAGCAGCATCGAGCTTGGGGCGCAGTCGATGGATGAGGAGGTCTTAAGGCTTTCAGGTCGCGGTCATACCGCCAGGCAGGTGGAGGAAGCTGCCAGCCTGATCCTGGCCAATGGCTTCCGGCTGGGGCTTCAGATGATGACCGGTTTGCCGGGCGATAAACTGGAGAAAACCCTTTACACAGCAAGGCGTGTCGTGGAATTGGGGGCCGCGGAAACCCGTATTTATCCCACCCTTGTAATAGAAGGCACCCGGCTGGCGGAGCTATACCGCGAAGGATCGTATAAGCCCCTTACCCTGGAGGAAACCTTGGAACGCTGCAAACTCCTGGTTCTTTTGTTCGAACAGGAGGGCGTGAAGATCCTGCGGCTGGGTTTACACCCCTCAGAAGGGCTGATCAATGGCAACGACCTGCTGGCAGGCCCTTTCCACCCTGCCCTGAAGGAACTGGTGGAAACCGCCATCTGGAAGGATTTACTCAGGGAGGCCTATTCTAAATGGCAGGGCAGGTCGGTGTGCATCCGGGTTTCGCCCAAAGCCCTCAATGCAGCCATTGGGCACCAGGGATCGAACAGGAAGTGGCTGGAAAAGGTTTTCAAAAAAGTAGATTTTAAAGCCGATCTGGCACTTAAAGGGAGGGAATATCATGCTGATCCTTGCTGACGCCCGCCTTCCCGAAAGGGTCCTGAAAAACCTGGGAAGGTATGGGCAGGTGGTGCCATTCGCCAGCCAGGGAGTGGTTTATGAGGCCATCTCGGGCCATCCCGACATTTTCCTTTGCCAGGTGCCCGGGGGCGTGGTAGCGGCTCCCAATACGCCAAAAAACATACTGGAGGCTTTGGAAAACAAGGGTACATCCCTCTTTTTTGGAAAAGAACCCCTTGGCAAGGCCTACCCCGCCACGGCACGCTACAATGCCTTTTCAGGGAAGGATTGCCTGCTGCACCTCTTTGATCTCACAGATGAAGTGATTCTGGCGCAAACACAAGGACTGGAAAAGATTGCTGTCAGGCAGGGATATGCCCGCTGCAGCCTGGTGGAAGCCGGTAGGCTATACATCACCAGCGACCGTGGCATAGAAAAGGAACTGAAGCAAAACTGCAGGGAGACCTTTTACGTGGATCCCTCCCCCATTATCCTGCCCGGACAGCCACACGGCTTTTTCGGGGGTTGCACCGGGGTGTGGGGGCAGCAGCTTTTTCTGGCAGGAAGCCTCAGGCATTTCCCGGAAGGGGAATTGCTTCAGCAAGCCCTCGTGCAAAGAGGCATTACCATAATCGAACTCTACGATGGCCCCCTTTGGGATGGGGGAAGCATACTTTTTCTTTAGCCTGCTTTGTTGGCTTTGCTACCAAAAAAAAGCTGGCAGAATTATTAATTTTGGCGGGTTCCTAAGGTGTTATTCAAAAAATCAATTGCCTATTCTGAGCATTTGACGGGCTTTTGCAGGAAAGTGAAAAAGATCTCAAGAAAAAAAATCCAAAGAAATGTTCAGCCAATAAAAAAAGCTTTAACTTTGCATCACAAAGTACTTTACTCAAAGAATTATGGCCTCTCAAAATGAACACGTTGAGAACCTGAAGGAGATCAGGTCGATCATGGAGCGTTCGTCGCAATTTCTTTCCCTCAGCGGGCTATCGGGGGTTTTTGCCGGTATCGTGGCACTACTTGGCGCCCTGGCGGTGTATCTTTATCAATACGACTTCTTCTTCGGGCGATATTACCATGGCGGGGTATTTCTGCAAGAAGACCTGCTGACAGGGGAAGCGCTACGTAATTTTTATGTGTTTACCCTTCTGACTGGTGCCATCGTTCTGTTTTTGGCCCTTGGGTTCGTGGTGTATTTCACCAACCGCAACGCGCGCCGGAAAGGATTGCCCCGCTGGAATGCCACGGCCCGGCGGATGCTCATCAATTTGTTTATCCCGCTGGCTGCCGGGGGACTGTTTTGCCTG is a window of Bacteroides sp. DNA encoding:
- a CDS encoding radical SAM protein, giving the protein MRHYNIPFFIPELGCPHQCIFCDQHRISGTVKVPRPGELSAQVGAYLATFADGEKEVEVAFFGGNFTGLPLAEQEAYLAAAAPWIRNGKVQGIRLSTRPDYITEENLQLLRRYGVSSIELGAQSMDEEVLRLSGRGHTARQVEEAASLILANGFRLGLQMMTGLPGDKLEKTLYTARRVVELGAAETRIYPTLVIEGTRLAELYREGSYKPLTLEETLERCKLLVLLFEQEGVKILRLGLHPSEGLINGNDLLAGPFHPALKELVETAIWKDLLREAYSKWQGRSVCIRVSPKALNAAIGHQGSNRKWLEKVFKKVDFKADLALKGREYHADPC